TGTCTTTACTGCCAGAAACGAAGCTGCTATTGCCCGTTATCCCTTGGAATATTTACCCTTTCCCTTCATTATTTGGGCAGCTATTCAATGGGCGCAACCTGGTGCTGTTTTTGCTTCTTTTCTGATTTCTTGTATTGCTATTTGGGGAGCAGTTAATGGTGGAGGGCCTTTTATTGCTAAAGGCGATAATATTAATCAAGCAATCTTATTTTTACAAGCTTTTTTGAGTGTAATTACTACCACATCTTTATTATTAGCTGCTACAGTTGCTGAACGGGCTTCCGCAGAAAATTTACTCAGAGAAAGTGAGATTAAATATCGTGAATTAGTCGAGAGTGGAAACAGTATTATTGTCAAATTAGATACCCAAGGAAGAATTACTTTCTTTAATGAATTTGCTCAGAAATTTTTTGGGTTTTCTGAAAGAGAAATTGTGGGCAAAAGTCCGGTTGGTATTATTGTTAATCAAAATGAAGTAGCAGAAAATAGTTTGGCAAAAATGATGATAGAAATTGGGAACAATCCTGAATTTTATCAACAAAATGAAATCGAACATATCCGCAAAAACGGAGAAAAAGTTTGGGTTTCTTGGGCAAATAAAACTTTATTAGATGATGAAAATAAATTTATTGGTATTATTGCGATCGGTACAGATATTACTGAACGGAGAAAAGCTGAGTTAGCCATCCAAAAATTGAATGAAGAATTAGAAATTAGAGTGGCAGAAAGAACAGCTACTTTAGCAGCAACGGAAGCTGAATTGCGCGGTTTATTCGCAGCAATGACTGATGTAATCTTGATCGTTGATTCCCAAGGGTATTTCCTCAAAATTGTTTCTACAAATCCGTCACTTTTATTCAAACCTTTATCTGAACAGGTAGGAAAAACTTTACATGAAATTTTACCACCAGCAGAAGCTGATATCTGTTTTAGTCATATAAAAAATGCGTTAGCAACTCAAAAAACTGTTAATTTTGAATATAATTTGTTGATTAATAATCAAAAAGTTTGGTTTTCGGCTAATATTTCGCCGTTATCAGAAGAAAAAGTGATTTGGGTAGCTAGAGATATTAGCGATCGCAAAAAATCGGAAGTAGAATTACATTTAGCCAAAGAGCGATCGGAACAATTATTGCTCAACATATTACCACAACCAATTGCCGAGCGGCTCAAAGAAGATAGCAGCGTAATTGCCGAAAGCTTTAACGAAGTCACAATTATGTTTGCCGATCTTGTTGGCTTCACATCACTTTCTACCAAACTGCAACCGATTGAATTAGTTAACTTACTCAACGACATCTTCTCTACTTTTGACCAATTAGTAGAAGAATTAGGCTTAGAAAAAATTAAAACTATTGGTGATGCTTACATGGTAGCAGGTGGATTACCGATTCCGCGCAGCGATCATGCAGAAGCGATCGCAGATTTAGCATTAACTATGCTAAATGTGATGCAACAATTTCAATCAAATCTCAACGAAGAACTACAAATTCGCATCGGTATCAACACCGGAATAGTTGTTGCTGGAGTCATTGGTAAGAAAAAATTTATCTATGATTTATGGGGTGATGCAGTTAATGTGGCTAGCCGCATGGAATCGCATGGAATTCCTGGTTATATCCAAGTTACAGAAGCCACATATCAAAAATTAAAACATAAATATTTATTTGAAAAACGAGAAGAAATTCACGTCAAAGGTAAAGGTAAAATGACAACATATTTCCTGAATAGCCGCAAAGCTTTCTAAACTCAGATCCCCGACTTCTCAAAGAAGTCGGGGATCTTGATATTCAAATCAAAACTTTAAATTGTGCATCATCAATCCTACCAGCTTGATGCAGAGTTTCCGCAATTTCGGAAATAGTTAAAACTGAATGAGCCCGATAACCATTTTCCCTTAATCTATCTTTTACTCCTTTTTCGTGATCGATAAATACGACGATATCTTCCACTTTTAAACCAGAAACTTGCAACTTTTCGGCACCTTGCATTGCACTTTTGCCAGAAATCAAAATATCATCAACGACCACAACCTTTTCTCCAAGTTGATAATAGCCTTCAATTACTCTTTGAGTTCCATGTGCTTTCACCTCTTTTCGTGGATAAATCATCGGACGTTCTAATCGCAGAGATAAACCTGTTGCAGTTGGTAAAGAACCGTAAGGAATTCCGGCTATTCTATCAAATTCTAAAGTTTCCAAAATTTCTGCATAAGCACTCAGAATTTGATGGAAAATCTGTGGTTTAGAAATGATGATTCGCAAATCAATGTAGTAGGGAAAAACTGCGCCAGAAGCTTGGACATGATCGCCAAAAATGATACAACCAATGTCGTAAAGTTGCAAAATCAAATCTTGATGGGGATGGGATTTAGATTGAGGGACATCAGAAAGCCAGAGATTACAAGCAGGACTTATTTGGACAATTCTTTGACGTTCCTGATTGATTGAATCTCGTAATTCTTCCACAGATTTACGAATATTTTCTTTATTTTCTTCGGTAATTTCTGGTGGTACTGGAATTAGTAATCCCTCGCCTTGGGCATCTAAACCTGCGGTTAAAATGCTCAACAAAGGGAAATTTTCGGTAATGCCTTCTTGTAACAAAATTAGTCGTTCCGGCGCAGTTTGGCGAATATTAGTCAAGATATCCAACTTAGCTACACCTGCTTTTAATCCTAATTGTTCAGGAGTTCCCCAACTTTTTGCTTCTTGCACTAAATGTAAATAAAAAGGACGATTAGGATCGGGAAATTCTTGTAATGCTGTAGCGCTGGCATTAGCATGAGCGCATTGGATAAATACGGCTTTATCTGGATAGACTAAAAACGGTGCAACGTGATCTAATCCTGCTAATGGACTTAAGGTAACAGCATCTACTTGCCATTGTTCAAATACCATTTTGGCGAAGACTGTGCTGGTGTGGATATCGCTATGTTTCGCGTCTAAAATTACGGGAATTTCGGTGGGGATTTTGTGTAAAGTGCGTTTTAGTAGTTCTAATCCCAGCGTTCCTAGTGCTCGGTAAAATCCTAAAATTGGTTTGTAAGCACAGACTAAATCAGCAGTTTGTTCGATGATATAGTCTAATCTTTCCCAAACTTGCTCTAATAAGCGGTCATGATCTTGACTGTTTTGGCCAATTACTACCTCGTCCAAGTCTGGATCGAGGGCTACGTACAGTAAGCTTTGGTTCCGTTCGATCGCATACAGCAACTTATCAAAAAATTGCATTGGTTAGCCTTTTTTATGGAGTGATCTATATTAAGTATTATTCTGGCTATCTGTGAAACTGGGATAAAAAAATCTTCTGTTACACTTTTAGGTTAACCAAGGGATTATTAATAAGTTTCAATTTCCCAACCCAGACAGTAGGCAATCTGATCGCTTAAAGTAAAGGGGTCAAAGGGTTTGGAAATAATGCCTTTGATTCTCAACTCCAATAGTACTTGCGGATCGGTTGGGTTGATTTTTGCGGTTAGGAGAACTACAGGGATCGATCGTCCTTCTGGTCGTTTTCGCAACTCCCGCAAAAAGGCAAATCCATCCATTCCCGGCATCATCACATCTAACACTATTCCATCAGGTTGTTCTGCCATCACTTTAGCTAAACCTTCGTGACCTGAAGCTGCTGTGACGACATTCCATCCACCAAGCTCCTCCAAACATCCTTGGACAACTGCCCGAACATCAGGTTCATCGTCAATAATTAAAACTCGTTTTGTTGCCATAGGTAAAGGTTGATCCTGCAACATGGGGGAGATTTCATGAGTTGCACTTGCTTTCATCGTTTCTTTTGTAATTTCTTTACACATCAAAGTAGTCATTTTCGATACTTTTATTTCCTCAAAATTATGTTGATAGCGTCATGCTGCATCTATTTGGAAATAATTAGGGCTGCACGCATCAATACTATTTTTCCACTTTAAAAACAAATTATGAAGATCTAATGAAGTTGCAAAATAAATGTGCGACCCGAACCTGGATAACTTAACAGAAAAGTTGTTCCATTTGTCCTGTTCGGCAAAATGTTACGTTGTTTTGCCAACGATCGAATAACTTAATATTCCCAGCCAAAAATGCTGGCAACCTGCTCTACCAAGGTCATTGGGTCAAATGGCTTCATGATTATACCGACAATCCGCAGATTTGCAAATTCTATTTGTTCTTCTGGTAAGACTTTAGCCGTTAATAAGGCAACGGGAATCGATCGAGTATTGACATTTTCTTGAAGTTTGTCTAACGTTTTAATTCCTCCCATTCCTGGCATAGTGACATCCATTAAAATTCCATCTAATTTTTCGTTCACAGCAATTTCTAAACCTTGTTCACCACAGTTTGCTGCCAAAACCTCCCATCCAGCAATGTCTTCTAAGCATCCTTGAATAACGGCTCGAATATCTGCTTCATCATCAATAATTAAAACTCGTTTTATTGACATAAAAATTTAGGGCTTAAAAAGATTTAAACCAAGTATTTGTAATTAGCAACTAGTGTCGTTTAAAGGAAGGGTGAAATAAAAAGTACTTCCTTGATTTAACAGACTTTCTACCCAAATTTTACCACCGTGTTGCTCAACAATATTACGGCAAATAGCTAAACCTAATCCTGTCCCGCCTTTTTCTCGTGAGTCGGAAGCATCTACTTGTTGAAATTGGCCAAAGATAGTTTCTAGTTTATCTTCGGGAATGCCACGTCCTTGGTCTTGGACTGAGATAAGCGCAAAGGAAGAAAGTCTTTGTGGGGTTATTGATTCATTATGAATAATTTTAGCGGTGATGGTAATTGTGGAATTTTCTGGGGAGAATTT
This genomic interval from Phormidium ambiguum IAM M-71 contains the following:
- a CDS encoding adenylate/guanylate cyclase domain-containing protein encodes the protein MNQTKIRSLRFPKSKIGKYLAKVTIVAIAYFLGGRFAVAIPGVELLGSSVWPPAGIAQAALLLIGIRYWPGVALGTFFFEILKIKPSFSLALQAAFGSTLQAVFAVALLNYLGFNISFNRLRDVINFIIISAIISTQINSSLGPLRMCLGGLFECSKYWEIRWHWFLGDAMGILIFTPLILILFQIKPKIKYRSSNQKKPYKNWLTSIVLSILLITVSWIVFTARNEAAIARYPLEYLPFPFIIWAAIQWAQPGAVFASFLISCIAIWGAVNGGGPFIAKGDNINQAILFLQAFLSVITTTSLLLAATVAERASAENLLRESEIKYRELVESGNSIIVKLDTQGRITFFNEFAQKFFGFSEREIVGKSPVGIIVNQNEVAENSLAKMMIEIGNNPEFYQQNEIEHIRKNGEKVWVSWANKTLLDDENKFIGIIAIGTDITERRKAELAIQKLNEELEIRVAERTATLAATEAELRGLFAAMTDVILIVDSQGYFLKIVSTNPSLLFKPLSEQVGKTLHEILPPAEADICFSHIKNALATQKTVNFEYNLLINNQKVWFSANISPLSEEKVIWVARDISDRKKSEVELHLAKERSEQLLLNILPQPIAERLKEDSSVIAESFNEVTIMFADLVGFTSLSTKLQPIELVNLLNDIFSTFDQLVEELGLEKIKTIGDAYMVAGGLPIPRSDHAEAIADLALTMLNVMQQFQSNLNEELQIRIGINTGIVVAGVIGKKKFIYDLWGDAVNVASRMESHGIPGYIQVTEATYQKLKHKYLFEKREEIHVKGKGKMTTYFLNSRKAF
- a CDS encoding bifunctional orotidine-5'-phosphate decarboxylase/orotate phosphoribosyltransferase, which translates into the protein MQFFDKLLYAIERNQSLLYVALDPDLDEVVIGQNSQDHDRLLEQVWERLDYIIEQTADLVCAYKPILGFYRALGTLGLELLKRTLHKIPTEIPVILDAKHSDIHTSTVFAKMVFEQWQVDAVTLSPLAGLDHVAPFLVYPDKAVFIQCAHANASATALQEFPDPNRPFYLHLVQEAKSWGTPEQLGLKAGVAKLDILTNIRQTAPERLILLQEGITENFPLLSILTAGLDAQGEGLLIPVPPEITEENKENIRKSVEELRDSINQERQRIVQISPACNLWLSDVPQSKSHPHQDLILQLYDIGCIIFGDHVQASGAVFPYYIDLRIIISKPQIFHQILSAYAEILETLEFDRIAGIPYGSLPTATGLSLRLERPMIYPRKEVKAHGTQRVIEGYYQLGEKVVVVDDILISGKSAMQGAEKLQVSGLKVEDIVVFIDHEKGVKDRLRENGYRAHSVLTISEIAETLHQAGRIDDAQFKVLI
- a CDS encoding response regulator produces the protein MTTLMCKEITKETMKASATHEISPMLQDQPLPMATKRVLIIDDEPDVRAVVQGCLEELGGWNVVTAASGHEGLAKVMAEQPDGIVLDVMMPGMDGFAFLRELRKRPEGRSIPVVLLTAKINPTDPQVLLELRIKGIISKPFDPFTLSDQIAYCLGWEIETY
- a CDS encoding response regulator codes for the protein MSIKRVLIIDDEADIRAVIQGCLEDIAGWEVLAANCGEQGLEIAVNEKLDGILMDVTMPGMGGIKTLDKLQENVNTRSIPVALLTAKVLPEEQIEFANLRIVGIIMKPFDPMTLVEQVASIFGWEY